From the genome of Yersinia enterocolitica, one region includes:
- a CDS encoding PTS beta-glucoside transporter subunit EIIBCA produces the protein MAIDYALTAQEIIQYIGGDNNVINVTHCATRLRFILKDNKIVDKERLNRVKGVITVIEAGGQMQVVIGNHVGDAYKHVISLINVDESAPVAAPKVGIVSRLMDIISSIFAPFLYPLAACGILQGIISFLAAIGWMDAASGTYRILNFVSWTGFTFLPVLVAFTAAKKFNVNPFTAVITACALISPDYMNMLTANKITTLNSADPAVQQLMQEALNNPQVAHILNTIAGIPLSSPTLDFFGIPVQYLSYTASVIPIILMVWAMSYVQRFFERILPMVVRNLFTPMFCIAIMVPLTLLVFGPVGNLIGGAIGGVYNSLYNLSPAVAGFMVGAFWQPLVTLGVHWGITPVTVGNYATLGYDTFTGLQASAVFAMAGTMFGVYLKTRNSEMKGISLSAGITALFGITEPAIYGVALRLKKPFLCSCAAGGIGGAIAGASNAVSWSYCLPGIAVLPVFFKEGHMAQFLGFLLSITVAFVLGALFTWLVGFTDEPESVQQQNSAKASGAPITQAQMNRG, from the coding sequence ATGGCAATAGATTACGCACTGACCGCTCAGGAAATTATCCAATATATTGGCGGTGATAATAATGTGATTAATGTCACACATTGTGCGACCCGTTTACGGTTTATATTGAAAGACAATAAAATTGTCGACAAAGAACGTTTAAATCGTGTTAAAGGGGTCATCACCGTTATTGAAGCGGGTGGGCAAATGCAAGTGGTGATCGGTAATCATGTCGGCGATGCTTATAAACATGTCATCAGCTTGATTAATGTCGATGAAAGTGCCCCGGTTGCTGCACCCAAGGTCGGTATTGTTAGCCGTTTGATGGATATTATCTCCAGCATCTTCGCCCCATTCCTTTACCCGTTAGCCGCCTGCGGTATTTTACAGGGGATTATTTCATTTCTTGCCGCCATTGGCTGGATGGATGCGGCGAGCGGCACCTACCGTATTCTGAATTTTGTTTCCTGGACCGGTTTTACCTTCCTGCCCGTGCTGGTGGCCTTTACCGCTGCCAAAAAATTTAATGTTAATCCTTTCACCGCAGTCATTACCGCTTGTGCCCTGATCAGTCCTGATTATATGAATATGCTGACAGCCAATAAAATTACTACGCTGAATTCGGCCGATCCAGCCGTTCAGCAGCTAATGCAAGAAGCACTGAATAATCCGCAAGTGGCCCATATTTTAAACACTATCGCTGGTATTCCCTTATCATCGCCAACCTTGGATTTCTTCGGTATTCCCGTGCAATACCTGAGCTATACCGCCTCGGTTATTCCGATTATTTTGATGGTATGGGCCATGTCTTACGTGCAGCGCTTCTTTGAGCGGATCCTGCCAATGGTGGTGCGCAATCTATTCACCCCAATGTTCTGTATTGCCATCATGGTGCCACTAACGTTATTGGTGTTCGGCCCGGTGGGTAATCTGATCGGCGGTGCGATTGGTGGTGTTTATAACTCTCTTTATAACCTTAGCCCGGCAGTGGCTGGGTTTATGGTCGGCGCTTTCTGGCAGCCGCTGGTCACACTGGGTGTGCATTGGGGGATCACGCCTGTTACCGTTGGTAACTATGCGACGCTGGGTTATGACACCTTTACTGGCTTACAAGCTTCCGCTGTCTTTGCCATGGCGGGCACCATGTTTGGCGTTTACTTAAAAACCCGCAATAGTGAGATGAAGGGTATTTCACTGTCGGCCGGTATCACCGCGTTGTTCGGTATTACCGAACCGGCAATTTATGGTGTGGCACTACGCCTAAAAAAACCGTTCTTATGCAGTTGTGCTGCTGGCGGAATTGGCGGTGCTATCGCAGGGGCATCTAATGCGGTGTCATGGAGTTACTGCTTACCGGGTATTGCGGTATTACCGGTCTTTTTCAAAGAGGGCCATATGGCGCAGTTCCTTGGTTTCTTGCTGTCGATCACGGTAGCGTTCGTGTTGGGCGCACTTTTCACTTGGTTGGTTGGGTTTACTGATGAGCCTGAAAGTGTGCAACAGCAAAACAGCGCTAAAGCATCTGGCGCGCCGATTACTCAGGCGCAAATGAATCGGGGTTAA
- a CDS encoding phage tail protein, translating to MSDTSNRLAGTAYVTVDGITIMVAGQFKYSPSKVKRETVMGMDGVHGYKETVVAPSISCTIRDSGGVSISDFNDQTNVNIVCELANGKTIIGSGMWSVSTLVVDSTEGTVDVSWEGGSVTEN from the coding sequence ATGAGCGATACTTCAAACCGCCTGGCAGGTACGGCTTATGTCACCGTTGATGGCATTACTATTATGGTGGCCGGTCAGTTCAAATACAGCCCTTCAAAGGTAAAACGTGAAACTGTCATGGGCATGGATGGGGTACATGGCTATAAAGAAACCGTGGTGGCACCGTCCATTTCCTGCACTATCCGTGACAGCGGCGGGGTCTCTATCAGTGATTTTAACGACCAGACCAATGTCAATATTGTCTGCGAATTGGCGAACGGCAAAACCATTATTGGTAGCGGCATGTGGTCGGTGAGCACGTTGGTGGTTGACAGCACTGAAGGCACGGTTGATGTGAGCTGGGAAGGCGGTTCGGTGACGGAGAATTGA
- a CDS encoding phage baseplate protein: protein MPFNRPTLSELRQRNQSYIQSELKTGGNLLRFSNIGVISDADAGMAHLHYGYLDYIAQQATPYHATDEYLAAWAALKDVFRKAANPATATDVRFSGIAGRTIPAGRLLNRADGYQYRLDNEVKISPDGHVLGAITAILPRPLEDATGGGSRGNSAAGTLLTLDIAIDGVQATATALSKISGGADIESEDAFRSRMLLAYQNIPQGGNDTDYQSWALRVPGVTRCWVKRRLMGAGTVGVYIMCDDNDHDGFPQGSDGISSLESWGAVKATGDQQRVADNIYPQQPIIALVYVCAPVAQPIDFIISGISHADSATTTAINAAIDEVFFSEGEPGGKILWSSLLLAIGEIPGTGGFIMQSPAANIELQTGKLPIRGTVSYL from the coding sequence ATGCCATTTAATCGACCCACGTTAAGTGAATTGCGACAACGCAATCAGTCTTATATTCAATCGGAACTGAAAACCGGCGGCAACTTACTGCGTTTCTCCAATATTGGCGTTATCAGTGACGCAGATGCGGGGATGGCACACCTGCACTATGGCTATCTGGATTATATCGCCCAGCAAGCCACGCCATACCATGCCACCGACGAGTACCTTGCGGCTTGGGCGGCACTGAAAGACGTGTTTCGTAAAGCAGCAAATCCGGCTACTGCGACTGACGTTCGCTTTAGTGGGATAGCCGGACGAACTATTCCTGCTGGCCGCTTGCTTAATCGGGCCGACGGCTATCAGTATCGGCTTGATAATGAAGTGAAGATTTCTCCAGATGGCCACGTCCTGGGAGCTATTACTGCCATTTTACCCCGTCCATTAGAGGATGCGACTGGCGGCGGTAGCCGGGGTAACAGTGCGGCTGGCACCCTGCTGACGCTAGATATTGCTATTGATGGTGTTCAGGCCACCGCCACGGCACTGAGTAAAATTTCCGGCGGTGCGGATATTGAATCTGAGGATGCATTTCGTTCCCGTATGCTATTGGCTTACCAGAATATCCCGCAAGGTGGTAATGATACCGACTATCAATCTTGGGCATTAAGGGTACCGGGAGTGACCCGTTGTTGGGTAAAACGGCGGCTGATGGGGGCAGGGACTGTCGGGGTTTATATTATGTGCGATGACAACGACCACGACGGTTTTCCGCAAGGTAGCGACGGTATTTCATCTCTGGAATCATGGGGTGCGGTAAAAGCCACTGGTGATCAACAGCGGGTGGCAGATAATATTTATCCACAGCAACCGATCATCGCGCTGGTCTATGTTTGTGCGCCAGTTGCACAACCCATTGATTTTATTATTAGTGGGATATCGCATGCCGACAGTGCTACCACGACCGCCATCAATGCCGCTATCGATGAGGTGTTTTTCAGCGAAGGTGAACCCGGTGGCAAAATCTTGTGGTCATCACTATTACTGGCAATTGGTGAGATCCCGGGAACCGGGGGCTTTATTATGCAATCTCCGGCGGCCAATATTGAGTTACAAACTGGCAAACTCCCCATTAGGGGTACGGTGAGCTACCTATGA
- a CDS encoding chemotaxis protein, giving the protein MANKYNMNTVSPLSKISPQIFSNYKLAGGGNTIIAVGTAGVEWLNNGADEARKINTAARNVNAPIDQFSQISGAMRIRGVEQMAAIKSTEQLYSNLNNMLWGHNVQGLAQLHEYGFDIISNENGTVDATATIAKIAEDFPQMAPQVQSKLTNALKIDGNTIELLREGAQLKDLLAKSTLFGLTIDPELNIQLTELDQNTDELSAAWDGLKDKLSNIGYEILVSDGSVADGIGGLTDTLTYGPDNFAIMRTLGVISGNDSAKMRWAYNNTDFKKQLNWYEITMLNSGLMTDGFRKKYQDHIKPNDAEKINYQTENAGDIYGRRPIKIESTPLTDPFNLGSGVEVETQTQNTWSNNRITEFGAEDPYSLSPSSSLVPDNNIGSIPTAESPFYTDSVGGFNVNAIADVIATAMQNNRVQIELTLIDSRSGESLVIPTQGGSRIAHAMQM; this is encoded by the coding sequence ATGGCTAATAAATATAATATGAATACGGTTTCTCCATTATCTAAAATATCGCCTCAAATATTCAGTAACTATAAATTAGCTGGTGGTGGAAACACAATTATTGCTGTTGGAACTGCGGGAGTGGAATGGCTTAATAACGGTGCTGATGAGGCCCGTAAAATAAATACAGCGGCGAGGAACGTTAATGCACCTATTGATCAATTTAGTCAAATAAGTGGCGCTATGCGTATTCGAGGTGTTGAACAAATGGCTGCGATAAAATCAACTGAGCAGCTCTACAGCAATTTGAATAATATGCTATGGGGCCATAATGTTCAGGGGCTGGCGCAGCTACATGAGTATGGGTTTGACATTATCAGTAATGAAAATGGCACGGTTGATGCTACAGCAACAATAGCTAAAATTGCCGAGGATTTTCCACAAATGGCACCCCAAGTACAAAGTAAACTGACGAATGCTCTGAAAATAGACGGTAATACTATTGAGTTGCTGCGAGAGGGGGCGCAACTAAAAGATTTGCTGGCTAAATCTACTCTATTTGGCCTAACTATTGATCCTGAGCTTAATATACAATTGACAGAGTTAGACCAGAACACCGATGAGTTAAGTGCTGCTTGGGATGGTCTGAAAGATAAGCTATCTAACATCGGATACGAAATTCTTGTCTCTGATGGCTCAGTGGCTGATGGCATTGGTGGTTTAACTGACACGCTGACTTATGGTCCAGATAATTTTGCCATAATGCGTACTTTAGGGGTAATCAGTGGTAATGATTCGGCGAAAATGCGATGGGCATATAATAATACAGATTTTAAAAAACAACTTAATTGGTATGAAATAACCATGCTTAATAGCGGTCTTATGACTGATGGATTTCGTAAGAAATATCAGGATCATATTAAGCCCAATGATGCAGAGAAAATAAATTATCAGACTGAAAATGCGGGTGATATTTACGGACGCCGGCCAATTAAAATTGAGTCCACTCCATTAACCGATCCTTTTAATCTGGGATCCGGGGTTGAAGTTGAAACTCAAACACAAAACACCTGGAGCAACAATCGCATAACTGAATTCGGTGCTGAAGATCCCTATTCCCTTAGCCCCTCATCTTCTCTTGTACCAGATAATAATATAGGCAGCATCCCTACAGCTGAATCACCTTTTTATACTGACTCAGTGGGGGGCTTTAACGTTAATGCTATTGCTGATGTTATCGCTACCGCGATGCAGAACAATCGGGTGCAGATTGAATTGACGTTAATCGACAGTCGAAGCGGTGAAAGCTTAGTGATCCCAACTCAGGGAGGCAGCAGAATAGCTCACGCCATGCAGATGTAA
- a CDS encoding phage tail protein, which translates to MNNKMPSDDLTLEVGGRAITGWSKVQVTRSIEKLPSSFELSLMDRYPASGGQQWINPGAPCVVKLGNDAVLNGYIDSWDCAIAATTHQVSASGRGKCQDLVDCSAEWTNSVISQSTVLQIAQKLSEPYGIKVTSDITDMTIVPKFTLNWGETAQAVIDHVTRSAALLYYDQPDGNLYLTRAGMHKAASGVAQGINILSANLHTDINQRFVDYTGVVLSSNAAARHSASGGDNTSVRATTRDTLLAEQFPARHRNRVIIVESTVNSPHLLKDCIEWEMNRRSGRANVLTVQVDSWRDRDGRLWEVNTLIPITIPAFGLNDELWLLSEVVYAKDEKGTTSKMTLMPPAAFTFQPYNIK; encoded by the coding sequence ATGAATAATAAAATGCCAAGTGATGACTTAACACTGGAGGTAGGTGGCAGAGCGATCACCGGTTGGAGCAAAGTTCAGGTCACGCGGAGCATTGAAAAATTACCCAGTAGCTTTGAGTTATCGCTGATGGATCGTTATCCCGCCAGTGGAGGGCAGCAGTGGATTAACCCTGGTGCTCCTTGCGTGGTTAAGTTGGGTAATGATGCCGTGTTAAACGGCTATATTGACAGTTGGGATTGCGCCATTGCGGCCACAACGCACCAAGTCAGTGCCTCGGGGCGTGGTAAGTGCCAGGATCTGGTGGATTGCTCCGCTGAGTGGACAAACAGCGTAATTAGCCAGTCCACGGTGTTGCAGATTGCGCAAAAGCTGTCCGAACCTTACGGCATCAAAGTGACCTCTGATATTACTGATATGACCATTGTGCCGAAATTCACCCTGAATTGGGGGGAAACGGCGCAAGCGGTTATTGATCATGTCACGCGTTCCGCTGCATTGCTCTATTACGACCAGCCGGATGGCAACTTATATCTGACCCGCGCTGGAATGCATAAAGCTGCAAGTGGTGTGGCACAGGGCATCAATATTCTTAGTGCCAATCTTCATACCGATATCAATCAACGCTTTGTTGATTACACCGGCGTGGTGCTCTCTTCCAATGCCGCAGCCAGGCATTCTGCCTCGGGTGGGGATAACACCTCGGTGCGAGCTACCACGCGAGACACACTATTGGCCGAACAATTTCCGGCCCGCCATCGTAACCGGGTCATTATCGTCGAAAGTACCGTGAACTCGCCACATTTGCTGAAAGATTGCATCGAATGGGAAATGAACCGCCGCTCTGGTCGCGCCAACGTCTTGACAGTGCAAGTTGACAGTTGGCGCGATCGCGATGGCCGGCTATGGGAAGTTAATACATTGATTCCCATTACTATTCCAGCATTTGGGCTTAATGATGAGCTGTGGCTACTCTCGGAAGTGGTTTATGCCAAAGATGAGAAAGGGACGACGAGCAAAATGACCCTGATGCCACCTGCTGCCTTCACATTCCAGCCTTACAACATTAAGTGA
- a CDS encoding phage tail assembly protein — translation MTVLERSKTISLVKAIQHDATKTTYEVVELSEPTLLQVQQFYDEQTKSGSLSGMGLLIALVSGVPREAIKKMAFTDYKACEVYMMGFLAYSPTGGDGAK, via the coding sequence ATGACTGTACTGGAGCGCAGTAAAACTATTTCACTGGTGAAAGCCATTCAACACGACGCAACCAAGACCACCTACGAGGTGGTCGAGCTTAGTGAACCGACACTGTTGCAAGTACAGCAATTCTACGATGAGCAAACCAAGTCAGGTTCGCTCAGCGGTATGGGATTGCTGATTGCCTTGGTCTCAGGGGTGCCGCGTGAGGCTATCAAGAAAATGGCTTTTACCGACTATAAAGCCTGTGAGGTTTATATGATGGGTTTTTTAGCCTACTCCCCAACAGGGGGCGATGGCGCGAAATAA
- a CDS encoding MurR/RpiR family transcriptional regulator produces MFTYKEISALNELELIVYNYIIKNTDKVMYMTIRELADAAGVSTTTVLRFCKKMNCDGYSEFRVRFKLYVEHDEKPPVSFGISEIISYFKSINNSEFDDLLDMAAAQIAATRRIIFVGIGTSGALGKYSARFFSNIGKFSTYIDDPYYPINSDMYQDAIAIIFSVSGETEEIIRIANQFSLHNCKIISLTNSDNSTLAKMADLNISYHMPPIVLEGHYNITTQIPVLYIIETIGKKLPQLINKKAP; encoded by the coding sequence ATGTTTACATATAAAGAAATATCAGCGCTGAACGAACTGGAATTGATCGTTTATAATTACATCATAAAAAACACTGATAAAGTGATGTATATGACCATCAGAGAACTGGCTGATGCAGCGGGTGTTTCTACTACCACGGTTTTACGATTCTGCAAAAAAATGAATTGTGATGGTTATTCTGAATTCCGGGTGCGGTTTAAATTATATGTAGAGCATGACGAAAAACCACCGGTTAGTTTTGGTATCAGTGAGATAATTAGCTATTTTAAAAGTATTAATAATAGCGAGTTTGATGACTTATTGGATATGGCTGCGGCACAAATAGCCGCCACGCGCCGAATTATTTTTGTGGGTATAGGAACCTCTGGGGCGTTAGGGAAATACAGCGCGCGTTTCTTCTCGAATATTGGCAAGTTTAGTACTTATATTGACGATCCCTATTATCCTATCAACAGCGATATGTATCAGGATGCTATTGCTATCATATTTTCCGTCTCGGGTGAAACCGAAGAGATTATCCGTATTGCTAATCAGTTCAGTTTACATAATTGTAAAATAATCAGCCTGACAAACAGTGATAACTCAACGCTGGCCAAAATGGCCGACCTTAATATCTCCTATCATATGCCACCTATTGTATTGGAAGGGCATTATAATATTACCACTCAAATTCCAGTATTATATATAATAGAAACTATTGGTAAAAAACTCCCGCAATTAATTAATAAAAAAGCACCATAA
- a CDS encoding DUF2313 domain-containing protein: MSRYSVSEYTTALQALMPMGLVWPRRPDGVQTDVLRALANAYQRSDEDAQDLLSAAFPATATAMLPEWEATVGLPDLCAIGEVDSMIQRQRAVVSKLFGIGGQSAAYFIRVAKALGYSIAITQYRQACAGMSVCRDALNGDEWPFTWLITAPETTLHYAQCGLTYCNDPLRSWGNKQLECRFAVLNPSHSILKFGYVS; encoded by the coding sequence ATGAGTCGCTACTCTGTCAGTGAATATACCACCGCTTTGCAAGCATTAATGCCGATGGGATTAGTCTGGCCACGGCGACCGGATGGTGTGCAGACTGATGTCTTGCGGGCGCTGGCGAATGCGTATCAGCGTAGCGATGAAGATGCGCAAGATTTGCTGTCTGCGGCATTCCCGGCAACGGCGACGGCTATGTTACCTGAGTGGGAAGCCACTGTGGGGCTACCGGATCTATGTGCCATTGGTGAAGTAGACAGCATGATCCAGCGCCAGCGGGCAGTGGTGTCGAAATTGTTTGGCATCGGCGGCCAGTCTGCGGCCTATTTTATCCGTGTGGCCAAGGCATTGGGTTACTCCATTGCTATCACCCAATACCGACAAGCATGCGCAGGTATGTCGGTATGTCGTGATGCATTGAACGGTGACGAGTGGCCATTCACGTGGTTGATTACTGCACCCGAAACCACGCTTCATTATGCTCAATGTGGCCTCACTTATTGCAATGATCCGCTGCGGTCATGGGGAAATAAACAACTTGAATGCCGGTTTGCGGTGTTAAATCCGTCTCATAGCATTCTGAAGTTTGGCTACGTTAGCTAA
- a CDS encoding baseplate assembly protein encodes MNDLTGQISTLYRQIKMLLGLGRVSAVDDSDGIQTVQYQTQLEVHSDTPRLAEFGFSSGLPAGSDVVIGFLGGDRSNGLIIASNHPAYRHSGLTAGETVIYSQWGQFIKLTESGVIIEANNQPVTINNATAVTVNASVKVRLNTPLLEVSGDIVDNADSNNITLKTLRDAYNSHNHQLKNVQSGSATLTSETPAKVVQ; translated from the coding sequence ATGAATGACCTAACCGGGCAAATTTCGACCCTGTACCGGCAGATAAAAATGCTGTTGGGACTCGGGCGAGTGAGTGCCGTTGACGACAGTGACGGGATACAAACTGTGCAGTATCAAACCCAACTGGAAGTCCACTCTGATACCCCCAGGCTGGCTGAGTTTGGTTTTTCATCGGGATTGCCCGCTGGCAGTGACGTGGTTATCGGTTTTCTGGGCGGGGACCGATCCAACGGCCTGATCATCGCCTCCAACCATCCGGCTTATCGCCATTCAGGACTAACAGCCGGAGAAACGGTGATTTATTCCCAGTGGGGGCAATTTATCAAACTGACGGAAAGTGGGGTAATCATTGAGGCTAACAATCAGCCGGTGACAATCAATAATGCTACCGCGGTGACGGTAAACGCATCGGTAAAAGTAAGGCTGAATACGCCGTTACTCGAGGTTAGCGGCGATATTGTTGATAACGCAGACAGCAATAACATCACGCTGAAAACCTTACGTGACGCCTATAACAGCCACAACCATCAACTCAAAAATGTACAGTCGGGCAGCGCGACCCTTACCAGTGAGACGCCCGCTAAGGTGGTGCAATGA
- a CDS encoding phage tail protein, giving the protein MTIPFTNIPSNLRTPLFFAEFDNSQANTASTPQRTLIIGQTLAESTLPVNVPLLVSSVATVAGLCGAGSMLHGQMAAYLANDSAGEIYLLPLRDSEAMVAAIGKITVTTPASATGVISLYIAGIRVQTTVVPTDDANTIALALAAAIESKPELPVTVAHTGDGVSEGAVVVLTAKNKGAHGNNIDLRLNYLGSAGGETTPESLVLSITPMAGGAGAPELASGLANLQDRTFDFIINPYTDTASLDAIKAFLSDSTGRWSYSQQLYGHSFAAHSGTYGQLTAAGELRNDQHASLLGIHNSPTPAYLWSAAYVGAIAQSLRNDPGRPLQTLAVSGVLAAPLSSRFTLAERNNLLHSGISTVTVADDGTVQIENIITTYQTNKYGAADDSYLQIETLFLLMFVTRYLRTQVTSKFARMKLAADGTRFAPGSAIITPNTIRAELIAQYQTLEFNGYVQDAKGFARGLIVEKNASNPNRVDVLWTGVLINQLRIFAVLNQFRLQAAV; this is encoded by the coding sequence ATGACAATTCCTTTCACTAATATCCCGAGTAATCTGCGTACGCCACTGTTCTTTGCCGAGTTTGATAATTCCCAAGCTAACACAGCGAGCACCCCTCAACGGACTTTGATTATCGGGCAAACCCTGGCGGAAAGCACTTTGCCCGTCAATGTGCCGCTGCTGGTTTCATCTGTCGCCACCGTTGCCGGTTTGTGTGGTGCAGGTTCAATGCTACATGGGCAAATGGCAGCATATCTGGCCAATGACAGCGCTGGCGAAATCTATCTTCTACCATTGCGCGACTCTGAAGCTATGGTTGCTGCCATCGGTAAAATTACCGTGACGACCCCGGCATCAGCAACCGGTGTTATCTCACTGTATATCGCCGGTATTCGTGTACAAACCACGGTAGTGCCGACTGATGATGCCAATACCATCGCTCTGGCGCTGGCAGCGGCAATCGAGAGTAAACCTGAATTACCGGTAACGGTTGCCCATACTGGTGATGGCGTATCGGAAGGCGCTGTTGTGGTGCTAACAGCCAAAAACAAAGGAGCACATGGCAACAATATCGATCTGCGTTTGAATTATTTGGGGAGTGCCGGCGGAGAGACCACTCCGGAGAGTCTGGTGTTGTCGATCACCCCGATGGCAGGCGGTGCAGGCGCGCCTGAACTGGCAAGTGGCCTGGCAAACTTACAAGATCGTACCTTCGATTTCATTATCAACCCTTACACGGATACCGCGTCATTGGATGCCATCAAGGCATTCCTTTCTGATAGCACCGGGCGCTGGAGCTATAGTCAGCAACTGTATGGTCACAGCTTTGCCGCTCACTCCGGCACCTATGGTCAACTGACTGCGGCCGGTGAACTGCGTAATGACCAACATGCCTCATTGCTCGGGATCCATAACTCGCCGACACCGGCTTACCTCTGGTCAGCCGCGTATGTTGGTGCTATTGCACAAAGCTTGCGTAATGATCCCGGCCGCCCACTGCAAACGTTGGCCGTAAGTGGTGTATTGGCAGCGCCCCTTTCTAGCCGTTTTACCCTGGCTGAGCGGAATAACTTGCTGCATAGCGGTATTTCAACCGTGACGGTGGCGGACGACGGGACAGTTCAAATCGAAAATATCATTACGACTTATCAGACCAACAAATACGGTGCTGCGGATGATAGTTATTTGCAAATTGAGACCTTGTTCTTATTGATGTTTGTCACGCGCTACCTACGAACTCAGGTGACCTCGAAGTTTGCTCGCATGAAGTTGGCTGCCGATGGTACCCGTTTTGCACCAGGCTCGGCCATCATCACGCCAAATACCATCCGTGCCGAGCTGATTGCTCAGTATCAGACCCTGGAATTTAATGGCTATGTTCAGGATGCCAAAGGTTTCGCCCGTGGCCTGATAGTTGAGAAAAATGCCAGTAATCCAAATCGTGTTGATGTGTTGTGGACCGGCGTGCTGATTAATCAGTTGCGTATCTTTGCGGTTCTCAATCAATTCCGTCTGCAAGCGGCTGTTTAA